In the genome of bacterium, the window ATTGGGTGGACATCGTCAGCCTCTCGTTGATCTGCCGGCTGATTAAGCCCAAAGTGGTGTTCGAAATCGGCACCCTCCACGGCTATTCCGCCTTTCAGTTCGCCTTGAATACCCCCGACGAATCCCGCATCTATACCCTCGATCTGCCGCGGGACGGCTCAGTGGCTCCCAGCATGAGGCGCTCAGTGGTGGACGAGGAGCACACTCGGACTCATGCCGGAGTGACCAGGTATTGCTTCGAGAGTCATCCTGTTGCCCGGAAGATTACCTGCCTTCAGGGTGACAGCGCGACCTTTGATTATTCGCCGTATCACGGCAATGTAGATCTATTCTTTATTGACGGTGCTCATTCCTACGACTATGTACGGTCGGACACGCTGAATGCACTTGCCTGTTGCCGTCCCCAAGGTGTCATTGCCTGGCACGATTTCGGACGGAGCGGTATGAACGGCGTCTCCCGCTGGCTTTGCGAGTTGTCCAAGACTCACAAAGTGTATTCGGTGCCCGGCGGCTCCCTTGCATACATGGTCAAACCATAACGGATGTAGCGACGCAACGGTTTTGCCTTGCATTTCTGCGCACCAGACGGCCCCATCGTCTAACGGTTAGGACTCGAGATTTTCATTCTCGCAATCGGAGTTCGATTCTCCGTGGGGTCACCATAACCCGATACATCCCTGGTATCGGGTTTTGCTGTTCTTTGGACTCATGAGAAAGCCCGCCTCTTTCGGGCGGGCTTCGTCAGATAACACGGTAATGGCGGGCCGGAACAGCGCCTTAGGTCTGCACCTACGCCGTAGCGGATTGCAGAGCTGCCGTGCGGATGTCGGCCAATGCCTGCGCTCTCTGTCGGGCTTCTTCGCGGTAGCTCAGACCGACCAGCAGCCCGGCCAGCGGCCAGAACGAAAAGCTCATGGCATCCGCCTGCCACGCGGACTCATAGAACTGCCACACTCCATAGAGCAGCGCGAGGCATTCCAGCAGGCGTCCGAGTACGCGAGTTTCGAGATCCTGTGATTTTCGCAAATAGGCGCCGCGCCGGTAGATCCAATAGATCAGAAACAGAATCATGGCCACGCCGACGTAGCCATATTCGATGAGCAGCCAGACGATCGACAGCGCGCGCAGCGATGTCAGTCCCCACTGGGAGTAATAGGCCAACTTCGAGGAGTGATTCTCGGAGATGTACGAATCGGTGATCGACCCAGGTCCATTGCCGAAGATGACGGTCCGCCACGATGCCGCCGCCAGCCGGATGGATGATACATACTGATAGCCGCGCTCATTGTAGCCGTACTGCTCGCCCTTCTGCACTTCTTCATTGAATTTTTCTGGAAGCTTGGTGACCAGCGTCAGCGGGTTATTTCCCGAGACCCATGCTCCCGATTTGACCACAAAGAAATTGGCGGCGAGCACAACCGACAGGCCGGCCACCACGACCAGCGCCGCTACCGCGGGACGGCGAAGCACTTCATTGCGCACCAGGAACACCAGCAGCACCGGCAGGAAGAGGAAGTAGAACTTCACCTCTCCGAAAATCGGCATGGTGCTCAGGGCGAAGATAATCACCACATAAGATAATCGGAACTTGCTCTCCTCGATCATCTTCGATAGCAGATAGGCGTCGAGAATCAGCAGAAACAGTCCGATTCCCGGAGTCTCGCCGTAGCCGAAGGTGCCGCTCATGCGGTCCAGATCCGTCCAGCCGATGTCCTGAAACTGGCTGACGATCACCGGCAACTGCACGGCGGCGATGGCGAAGAGAAAAAGAATGTAATTGCGCAGCCACTTTATGCTGACGTTCATGTTGGCCGCCGCCACAAACAGCAGCACATAGCGGAACCCGATCCGCATTCCGGCAAGGAACGTCACCTGCCCGTTTCGGTTGATGATGGTCGAGAGCACGGCGAATGCGATCAGGACGAACACATATTTAATGACCCCGCCGATCCGCTCCTTTTGCGCGGGCATCATCAGCAGCGCCCGGGCCACCAGCACCATAATCAAAATGTCCACCATCCAGGTCGCTTCACGGGGAAGGGCGTGGACGGTGTCATACAGCCAGCGGAAAGAATAGGCGCCGAGGGCCAGCACAATCAGCGTGGCGCGGGGGAAGATCACCAGCACCATGGCAAAGGGCATCCCCAGCAGGAACATGTAGAATTGCCGCGATTCGCCTTCGGAAGAAAAGAACGCGAACACCAACGCGGTATAGATGGCCAGTACACCGGCAATCGTCACGGCCAGAATAAAGCGCTCGTTCTTCAACAGGCCTTCCCGTTTCGTTTTTGTCCCTGACGCATCAAGACCATCCGTGCAAACCCTGTACCTTGAAACTCCGTGCCGGACTCCGCGAATGTCCGAAAAAGCGTGAATGATAAAGTTTCGTCGCTCCCCAAGCCATTTGAAACATTCGCCGAGCTTTGGTAATCTAACAATTTGAACGGGGGAATGCAAACGCGGCCCCAAGATCAAACTGGATCAGCATCTCACCGGCAGAGGGTTCGGTTATCTGCCAGAGCGGAACGATAAAGACATGAAAAACAAAGCCTGTTGTTGGATACTCGTCGCATTCGGCGTTTTTGTGCTGCTGGGCTTCATCGGTACCGGAATCCTGGTGTCCACCGTGGCAATGTCCGGAACACACAAAGTAACGGTCAAAGACCACAGCTATCTCCTGCTCGAATGCACGGGGACCATTCCGGAATACTCCACGGCACCGCAGTTTGCCTTTCTCGGCGGCTCGAAACAGACCACCATCGCCGATGCCTTGAAGGCACTGCACAGTGCAGCCAGCGATTCAAGGATCTCCGGGGTCATTATTCGGCCAACCGCCATCGGCGGCTTTGCCGAAATTCGCGAATTACGGAACGCACTCCTCGAATTCAAAAAATCTAAGAAACCCGTTTATGCGCATTTAGAAGTTGCCACCGACCGCGATTACTATCTTGCATCCGTTGCCGATACCATCTCGCTGACCCCCACGCGCTCGGGCGGTCTGGCTATGCTCGGGCTGGGAATCGAGAGCACCTATCTGGGCAAGACATTTGAAAAAGTCGGCATAATCTTCCATACCCTGCACATTGGGCAGTACAAAGGCGCCTACGAGAACCTGTCGCAGGACAGTATGTCCGTGCCGCTGCGCAAGAGTTTGCAGACCCTATTGGATGATCTCTATCAGACCTACACCACGGAAATCGTGGCGGCGCGGCCATCCCTCTCGGCAGCAACCGTAAACGATGAACTGCTGAATGGCCGCAAATTGTTCCTTGTCGGTCAAGAGGCCAAGGACAAGGGATTTGTCGACCTGACCCTGGACTGGCAGGATCTGAAGGACAAACTGAGCGGCGACAAAGATCTGCATACCGTAACCCCGTCGCGTTACAACAAGGTAGCCTCCGCCAAGACAGAGGGCTCCAAAGAGATCGCCGTCTTGTTCGCCGAGGGAGAGATCAATTACAACTCATCCAATGACAACTCCCTTAGCCTTGATGATGGCATCACCCCGGATGCGTTCATCAAGCAACTGCGGGATCTGCGCAGGGATGACGATGTGGCGGCCGTGGTGCTGCGCGTCAATTCTCCCGGTGGCTCGGCGCTGGCGTCAGACCTGATTCTGCGGGAAGTCAAACGCCTTAAAGAGAAGAAACCTGTCATCGTCTCCATGGGAAATGTGGCGGCCTCGGGCGGGTACTATATCTCATGCGCGGGCAATCGTATTATCGCCCAACCCAACACCATTACCGGTTCTATCGGTGTGGTCAGTCTGTTTCCGACCGCCGAGGGGCTGTATAAGAAGATCGCCGCGCGCGTCGAGACCGTGGAAAAGGGCAAATGGTACTTCTACTTCCGGCCCGACAAGGGGCTGACCGAACCGCAGAAGGCCGTGCTTCTCGACTACATGAAGGGCATCTACGACGAGTTTGTAACCCATGTCGCCGAAGGACGCAATATGTCTGTGGACTCGGTCGCCGCGGTGGCGGAGGGCCGGGTTTGGACCGGCAATCAGGCGCTGGAATACAGACTGGTGGATGAACTTGGGGGGCTCGATGTCGCCATCGAGCGCGCCAAGGAGTTCGGCCATGTGCAGGGCCAGACGGTCCGGGTTCGGTACTATCCGCGCGAGAAGGATATTGTGAGTTTTATCATCGGGCAGTTTGACATGACGGTGCGCAGTATACGTGAAGCCTGGCTGCTGACGCCGGATGCCCGTGAAATGAGCCGCGCACTGACATATCTGTCCCATTTCGTTCAGCAGCGCGAGTTCGTTCAGGCGGTTCTGCCCATTGAAATTCCGTGACCATTCCGTATGACCTGTCTCTTCTGGCGGCCTTTGCGGCCCGATAGTACCTTAGTGGAGCCGGCCGTTTGGCGTCTTTAATTCAGCGCGCGGGCGGTTCCCTGGCGGTCAAAGCACTCCCCGCACTCTATGGTGTGGGGCTTGTGCTGCTTGTGGTCCGGGCGATCCCGACCGGAGACTTCGGCCAGTACGGCATGGCCATCGCGTACATGAATGTCGTCGCCGGGTTGTCCCGCGGGCTGTGGACTATGCCGCTGGTGATCCACGCGGCCAAGGGTGAACGCGGTCATTTATTGGCGCCGTCCTTCTGGCTTAATTTGGCCACCGCCCTGCTTGGCGGTATCGTGGCGCTGATTCTGTTGCCGCTGTTGAATGTCAGTCATGAGTTGGCGGTCTTCACGGCTCTGATGCTGCTGGTGCTGGTGCCGCGCGATATTGCGATTGCCCTTGCGCAGGCGGCGGGCAGGGTCTGGGTGGCGTTCACGATTGAGGCCGGTTACTTTGTGGGCAGCCTCGCGGGATTCATCGCCCTCACTTACTTCAGCCAATTGCGCACCGCCGAAGCGGTGATGATCATGAACCTCGCGTCGGCGGCTCTGTCTGCCTTGATCGGTGTGGCTTTTGAACCCTGTTTGCTGCATCCTGGACGGCACGGGGACTGGAAGGGGATCTTCCATCTTGGAAAGTGGATCGGCATGCACGCGCTGGGCGAGATCTTCCTGCAACAGGGTGATGCGCTGCTGGTAGGCATTTTCTTTCAGCCGGCGGCCATTGCACCCTATATCGCGGCTCGAACGCTGCTCAGAATGTACACGCTGCTGTCCCAATCGGTGAACTTTCTTGTGCTGCCCAGCGCATCGCGCCTGGGAGCCAGCAATCAGATTAAGTTGCTCCGCAAACGGTTGCGGATGGTGCTTCAATATGTCACCGGATTCCTGACGGCAGCCAATGTGGTCATGTGGTTCGCTGCGCCGGTCATCTTTCCGCTGGTGCTTGGAGCCAAGTATATCCCGGCGATCCCCTTTTTCCGGGTACTCATCATGGCGAGTTTCCTTGAACCTGTATACAGTATTCTGGCCAATGCCGTGGCGGGCATTGGTAAGCCGTCACGCATTCTGCCGATTCTGGCCATCGGTCTTCTATTCAACATAGCGGCCAATCTGGTCTTGCTGCCGATGACCGGGCTTTGGGCGGCTCCCGTGGTGTTGGTGGCTACCTATGGCTGGTTGGCCTTTGGCATGGTGAAGCTTGCGCGGAAGCACCTGATTGAGGATCCCATCTCCCTTTCTGCAGCCTTGCAGCCGTAAGGAGGGAGGACGGATTTTTTCAAGCCTCAAGAATCCCTTGACTTGGGTACAAATATAGTCTATATTAGCGGACAGAGAATAGTGGAGATTCCGGTCGCAAATCCTCCGCATAAGCTGCTGATTAACAAAATCTAATGTGAATTGCGGTGATCGGCGGCGGACTTTGCTGCTCCGGCGATTTCCGGCAATGGATGTGCGCGATTCCCGCTCTGGCGGCAACTTCCGCTGACAATATGGGGTGTAATTAAGCAGAGAGACCCTGAATAGCCCGATTGTTTGGTGATCCTTAATGGGGAGGTAACTTCATGCCCATTGTGATCGCGGACGCTGTTTTTCTCAACGAGAAGGATTCATCTGTCTGTTTGGCCGCGGAAAGGAGAACAACAATGATTTGCAGCTTTAGAAGTTTCCTGTGGCTCGCACTTGTTTGCCTGGTCTGTTTTGCCCCAAGTGTGTTGGCGGTGCCTGATTCTCCCCCGTTTGGCATGTACCCGAATACGCGGTACTCGCCGACGATCTCGGTTCTGGAGTCCGATTCGGTGATCCGGCTGGATCTGCTGATGGAACGTATTCCCCACAGCGGATCCATCAATTTCACCGGTCGCTTTCCCGGGACGTGGGGCGAACTCAATGCCACCGGTTTGCGGCTTCCCCGGTTGACGATTTACGTCGCCCTGCCCGGATCGGGCAATCCGGTTGTCACGTTTGAAACCTGGGATGATACCACCTTTCAGGCCCAGCCCGCCAGCTTGATCAACAACAACGACCACTCCCATGTGATGGTCGGACATGTCGGGATCATGGGCGGGGTGCGGGTGGTGCCATTGACGATCCGGCCGCTGACCTATACCAATCAGGCCAGCACCTGTGACGTTCTGCAGCACGCGATTCTGCGCGTTGCCATGGATACCACCACCGGTGAGAATCCGGTGAGTACGCCGCGCATGGCGTTTTCCCGCCCGTGGCAGCGGATGTTTCAGACGCTTGTGACGAATTGGGAGTACATTCCCAATATCATGACCGGCGCGCAATCCCACATCTTGATGATCGTTCCGGACGCAACGGGAAGCAACTTCTTGCCGGCGGTAGCGGATTTTGTGCGCTGGAAGGAACAGCGCGGGTTCAAGGTCACCGTGGTGCCCAAGAGTTCCATGGGGTCGAATGTCTCGCAGCTCGCCGTGCGCAACCGGATCCAGTCGGAAATGGCCACGTCCGACCCCCGCATTGACTTTGTCATATTGGTCGGAGACGAAGGCAAACTGCCGGTCGATATGCTCTACACACCGGATCCGATGACGGAGTTCAACAATGCCAGCGATCCGGGGTTGTACACCAACGAGGCCTATTTCTCGGCTGTAGAAGGCACGGATCTGTTCCCTGATCTGTTCCTTGGACGCTGGGTAGCTAACACGTCGCAGGACGTGATGAAGATCGTCAGCCGCACGATCCAGCACGAGAAGAACAGTTTCATCATCGACTCTCTCCGCTTTACCAAGGCTACGGTGGCCGCGGACGATCAGGATATTACCCAGTGGCAGACGGTGGCCCGCACGCGCGACATCATGGT includes:
- a CDS encoding class I SAM-dependent methyltransferase, with the protein product MKVGQLVGLTTAAARNLLFGGNLAALTMVRHPRQMMNYVVWAVFLQKIMSNRRGLPQKNVFEVLPSTGDVEQVQFGSLESGLSWFWTIPSDWVDIVSLSLICRLIKPKVVFEIGTLHGYSAFQFALNTPDESRIYTLDLPRDGSVAPSMRRSVVDEEHTRTHAGVTRYCFESHPVARKITCLQGDSATFDYSPYHGNVDLFFIDGAHSYDYVRSDTLNALACCRPQGVIAWHDFGRSGMNGVSRWLCELSKTHKVYSVPGGSLAYMVKP
- the sppA gene encoding signal peptide peptidase SppA; translation: MKNKACCWILVAFGVFVLLGFIGTGILVSTVAMSGTHKVTVKDHSYLLLECTGTIPEYSTAPQFAFLGGSKQTTIADALKALHSAASDSRISGVIIRPTAIGGFAEIRELRNALLEFKKSKKPVYAHLEVATDRDYYLASVADTISLTPTRSGGLAMLGLGIESTYLGKTFEKVGIIFHTLHIGQYKGAYENLSQDSMSVPLRKSLQTLLDDLYQTYTTEIVAARPSLSAATVNDELLNGRKLFLVGQEAKDKGFVDLTLDWQDLKDKLSGDKDLHTVTPSRYNKVASAKTEGSKEIAVLFAEGEINYNSSNDNSLSLDDGITPDAFIKQLRDLRRDDDVAAVVLRVNSPGGSALASDLILREVKRLKEKKPVIVSMGNVAASGGYYISCAGNRIIAQPNTITGSIGVVSLFPTAEGLYKKIAARVETVEKGKWYFYFRPDKGLTEPQKAVLLDYMKGIYDEFVTHVAEGRNMSVDSVAAVAEGRVWTGNQALEYRLVDELGGLDVAIERAKEFGHVQGQTVRVRYYPREKDIVSFIIGQFDMTVRSIREAWLLTPDAREMSRALTYLSHFVQQREFVQAVLPIEIP
- a CDS encoding oligosaccharide flippase family protein, with protein sequence MASLIQRAGGSLAVKALPALYGVGLVLLVVRAIPTGDFGQYGMAIAYMNVVAGLSRGLWTMPLVIHAAKGERGHLLAPSFWLNLATALLGGIVALILLPLLNVSHELAVFTALMLLVLVPRDIAIALAQAAGRVWVAFTIEAGYFVGSLAGFIALTYFSQLRTAEAVMIMNLASAALSALIGVAFEPCLLHPGRHGDWKGIFHLGKWIGMHALGEIFLQQGDALLVGIFFQPAAIAPYIAARTLLRMYTLLSQSVNFLVLPSASRLGASNQIKLLRKRLRMVLQYVTGFLTAANVVMWFAAPVIFPLVLGAKYIPAIPFFRVLIMASFLEPVYSILANAVAGIGKPSRILPILAIGLLFNIAANLVLLPMTGLWAAPVVLVATYGWLAFGMVKLARKHLIEDPISLSAALQP